A section of the Verrucomicrobiota bacterium genome encodes:
- a CDS encoding Gfo/Idh/MocA family oxidoreductase codes for MKKQNQTGMSVTRRHFLGAATTLAAFSIVPRYVLAGSGKLAPSDKMNIGCVGVGGMQGAGDVRNVAGENIYAICDVDENFLNKSAGIYPKAKKYRDFREMLDKEHKTLDGITITIPDHMHASVALWAMERGVHVHCQKPLTQSIWEARLLAKAAEKYKVCTQMGNQGYSSEATRLACEYVWNGDIGEVTEVHAMSGGGFARDIKTWPAAQPVPPTLDWNLWTGRAPEHPYSTKIHPSNWRGFLDYGTQMVGDWGIHILGPANWALQLGSPTSVECTAVAEAEVNPITYPPYIAKFEFPARPNKFVAGGKMPPVTIYWYEGAMARTFQAPKTLPVDPPSPDSPPFKYNQLFIGTKGFMGTNGRGESVRLLPESKAKDHKKPPTVIKRSPGHFKDWINACKGGDAACSNFSIASPFTEWLLLGAISWRFPKTKLLWDGKAMRFTNNEKANEFIKPYFRKGWELKDV; via the coding sequence ATGAAGAAACAGAATCAAACGGGAATGTCAGTGACCCGGCGTCACTTCCTCGGGGCGGCCACGACGTTGGCCGCGTTTTCCATTGTGCCGCGGTATGTGCTGGCCGGGTCGGGCAAGCTGGCGCCGAGCGATAAGATGAACATCGGCTGCGTGGGCGTGGGCGGCATGCAGGGGGCCGGGGATGTCCGCAATGTCGCCGGGGAAAACATTTATGCGATCTGCGATGTGGATGAGAATTTCCTGAACAAGTCCGCCGGGATTTATCCGAAGGCGAAGAAGTACCGGGATTTCCGCGAGATGCTGGATAAGGAGCACAAGACGCTGGACGGGATCACGATCACCATCCCGGACCACATGCATGCCTCGGTGGCGCTGTGGGCGATGGAGCGGGGCGTGCATGTGCATTGCCAGAAGCCGTTGACGCAAAGCATCTGGGAGGCGCGCCTGCTGGCGAAGGCGGCGGAGAAGTACAAGGTGTGCACGCAGATGGGGAACCAGGGGTATTCCTCCGAGGCGACGCGCCTGGCCTGCGAGTATGTCTGGAACGGGGACATCGGCGAGGTGACCGAGGTGCACGCGATGAGCGGCGGCGGGTTTGCGCGGGATATCAAGACGTGGCCGGCGGCGCAGCCGGTGCCGCCCACGCTGGATTGGAATCTTTGGACCGGGCGCGCGCCAGAGCATCCGTACAGCACCAAGATTCATCCGTCGAACTGGCGCGGGTTCCTGGATTACGGCACGCAGATGGTCGGGGATTGGGGGATTCATATCCTCGGCCCGGCGAATTGGGCGCTCCAGTTGGGCAGCCCCACGAGCGTGGAATGCACGGCGGTGGCGGAGGCGGAGGTGAACCCCATCACGTACCCGCCTTATATCGCCAAGTTCGAGTTCCCGGCGCGGCCGAACAAGTTCGTGGCCGGGGGCAAGATGCCGCCGGTGACGATTTATTGGTATGAAGGCGCCATGGCCCGCACGTTCCAGGCGCCCAAGACGCTGCCGGTGGACCCGCCCTCGCCGGATTCGCCGCCGTTCAAGTACAACCAGTTGTTCATCGGCACGAAGGGGTTCATGGGCACCAATGGGCGCGGGGAGAGCGTGCGGCTGCTGCCGGAATCGAAGGCGAAGGATCACAAGAAGCCGCCGACGGTCATCAAGCGTTCGCCAGGGCATTTCAAGGATTGGATCAACGCCTGCAAGGGCGGGGACGCCGCGTGCTCCAACTTCAGCATCGCCAGCCCGTTCACGGAATGGCTGCTGCTGGGGGCCATCAGTTGGCGCTTCCCGAAGACGAAGCTGCTCTGGGACGGCAAGGCCATGCGGTTCACCAATAATGAGAAGGCGAATGAGTTCATCAAGCCGTACTTCCGCAAGGGTTGGGAGCTGAAGGACGTTTAA